From one Mobula hypostoma chromosome 28, sMobHyp1.1, whole genome shotgun sequence genomic stretch:
- the LOC134338879 gene encoding vacuolar fusion protein MON1 homolog B-like has protein sequence MNSSTREPCERERSSPPPGCSPNGSGAELAKKEAEMEEPPPASGTPSDHGGQEGTPTADAAPLSPPAGEGEDEEAEELSELLAGEREPSAAHAPPKRDEDITADAWRAHRKHVFVLSEAGKPIYSRYGNEEALSSTMGVMMALVSFVQAGNNLIRSIQADDYQVVFSQEGPLVLVCVSRGRQSERQLRRELLYVYQQILSMLTRATLTRVFRRKQSFDLRRLLAGSEKILDSLLRRLEREPGPLLGAVRCLPLAAPLREAAGQLLRRAAAPNLVFSILVAGGSLVTIVQERAVIEEARLDPADLQLLFNLLAASSSFQAGEVWAPICLPRLCPDGYLYAYVSYLDPPACRLCLLLLSTDRDAFYAAAACKRRIEEGLRAQGLLRAIGEALGDGGGVSPPGIADLWHFMYKPLDVPENHRQLTQYASPEMKAPYYTEEERERLFDLYQYLHGRVHSASRPLRLVYHVAAKETLLAWVTPRFELYACFSLLVTKGGAIGLLTLLLRWLRKEEGNLFLCAPPRYSTSPGPPRAQGHLSPNNGLPSLL, from the exons ATGAACTCCAGCACGAGGGAGCCATGTGAGAGGGAgcgctcctcccctcccccag GATGCTCCCCCAATGGCTCGGGGGCAGAGCTGGCAAAGAAGGAGGCAGAAATGGAGGAGCCCCCGCCCGCATCTGGGACCCCTTCTGATCACGGAGGGCAAGAGGGAACGCCCACCGCGG ACGCTGCCCCCCTGAGCCCGCCAGCTGGCGAGGGCGAGGACGAGGAGGCGGAGGAGCTCTCCGAGCTGCTGGCGGGGGAGAGGGAGCCCTCGGCCGCGCACGCCCCTCCCAAGCGGGACGAGGACATCACGGCGGACGCCTGGCGCGCCCACCGCAAGCACGTCTTCGTCCTGAGCGAGGCGGGCAAGCCTATCTACTCCCGCTACGGCAACGAGGAGGCCCTCTCCTCCACCATGGGCGTGATGATGGCCCTCGTCTCTTTCGTGCAGGCCGGGAATAACCTCATCCGCTCCATCCAGGCAG ATGACTACCAGGTGGTGTTCAGCCAGGAAGGGCCGCTGGTGCTGGTGTGCGTGTCGCGGGGCCGCCAGTCAGAGCGGCAGCTGCGCCGGGAGCTGCTCTACGTCTACCAGCAGATCCTCAGCATGCTGACCCGGGCCACGCTCACCCGCGTCTTCCGCCGCAAGCAAAGCTTCGACCTGCGCCGCCTGCTCGCCGGCTCCGAGAAGATCCTGGACAGCCTGCTGCGGAGGCTGGAGCGCGAGCCGGGCCCGCTGCTGGGCGCCGTCCGCTGCCTGCCCCTGGCCGCGCCCCTGCGCGAGGCCGCCGGGCAGCTCCTGCGGCGGGCCGCCGCCCCCAACCTGGTCTTCTCCATCCTGGTGGCGGGCGGCAGCCTGGTCACCATCGTGCAGGAGAGGGCGGTGATCGAGGAGGCCCGGTTGGACCCGGCCGACCTGCAGCTCCTCTTCAACCTCCTGGCCGCCTCCAGCTCCTTCCAGGCGGGCGAGGTGTGGGCGCCCATCTGCCTGCCCCGCCTGTGCCCGGACGGCTACCTCTACGCCTACGTCTCATACCTGGACCCGCCCGCCTGCCGCCTCTGCCTCCTGCTCCTCTCCACCGACCGCGATGCCTTCTACGCCGCTGCTGCTTGCAAGCGCCGCATAGAGGAAGGCTTGCGGGCCCAGGGTCTGCTGCGGGCTATCGGCGAGGCCCTGGGGGACGGCGGAGGCGTGTCCCCACCCGGGATCGCTGACCTGTGGCACTTCATGTACAAGCCGCTGGACGTCCCGGAGAACCATCGGCAGCTCACCCAGTATGCCAG cccCGAGATGAAGGCCCCTTACTAcacggaggaggagagggagcggCTCTTCGACCTCTACCAGTATCTACACGGGAGGGTCCACAGCGCCTCGCGGCCCCTCAGACTCGTCTACCATGTGGCTGCTAAGGAGACACTGCTGGCCTGG GTGACACCCCGCTTCGAGCTGTATGCCTGCTTCAGCCTGCTGGTGACCAAGGGAGGGGCCATCGGGCTGCTGACCTTGCTGCTACGCTGGCTgcggaaggaggaggggaacctcTTCCTCTGTGCCCCCCCTCGGTACTCCACCTCGCCCGGCCCGCCCCGGGCACAGGGCCACCTCAGCCCCAACAACGGCCTCCCCTCCCTGCTTTAG